A stretch of DNA from Anopheles ziemanni chromosome 3, idAnoZiCoDA_A2_x.2, whole genome shotgun sequence:
TTGCATCTATAAAATGTCCCTTAATTGACGACTTGTGTGATGATCGTCCCACACGCAACTATACTTACAACTTCAATTATGATGCGCATAAAACTACAACAATTTCTTCCCGAATGGGCTATTTCAATTATCGCGCAAAAGTTTCTTTGCAGCAAGACGAACTGTGGATGTATCCGCAGCATAGAGACACACGAGGGCGAATATGCTCTATTATTGTTCCCATCGAGGTACATTACTTTGCTTCTTCTGCACGCCATCGAGAGGGGGGGCTGCTAAACTACTGTATCGAATAATACTTTTACTCCATCTTCTCACTAGTATGTAGAAATGTTAACCGCCGTTTACTTGGGGAAGTACCTGATCTGATAAGGAtgcaaggaaaagaaaaagtatggaaagaaaacaaacttttgtaACCCAATTACACCTACCGGAAATACAAGCAATCGAACAAATAAAAGTACTACATGTTCGGTCCGCGCAAGCAGGGCCGAAGAAACCATCAgcaaaagataaaaacaaagcaaaacacaaaatcagtAAAGACAAACAAAGAGCAAATAAGCctatttttatgtaaaactATTTCCAGTAATCTGCAGGGCAgatgaagtaaaacaaaaaaaaattaaaacaccaGCTACAGCCGGGAAATAATAGTTGGAACCAGTTGGACACAATGTTGCGAAATCTCACCCACCCAACAGACACACCAGCAGTCAATCCAAGTTCATACTCCTTACACAGCAGTAGAAGCACAACACTACGGACTCGCGCGTCTCTGGCTTCCACCGACCGGAACAGTTGCAGTAACAGGCAAAGCATATAGTATTTCACGTGCTCCGCTGAAGGTATTCCCCGACCACTACCGAGGAGAGGAagattaggttttttttttctaaaaaaaaaaagagcataTTCAAATTAATCTAACTCTGGAGGGAAATGCTGTGATGATTATGCAGGGGATAAGGGGACATAatacacgtacacacacgaGACACGGGGACATTATGCTGAACGAattgagtaaaaaaaaagatgtaaaaCGGGACAATTTTTACGCAAATAAAGaattaaatgaaacacaatTGAAGATATCTTTTAAAAGATTTTAATctgcaaaaaaataataatacgaGTTGGAAATGTCACTTCTAATACAAAAAGTAATGTTTAATACAGCACAACCCTACACCACTTCAGAGAGTTAATTTTGGAAGATAAATTTAGTATAATCAACGTGAAAATACGGTAAGTTGAAATAAAAGCAGCTGCCACCGAAAAAAACCATCATCGCGTCACGTAAACGTAGAACACGTCAAATTTGTACGTAAACGACTTGGAGGGAGTGTAGCAGTAAATCTTAACCACTTCTCCCCTTTCTTAGTAAGTTCTCAATAGTTCATTTCTTGCTACGTGGCATTAACCTTAGCTAAAAAGAACATACATTAATGTCATCCGCAAAAAAGCACCACACATAAGGTTTAAAATTCGATTTTCATTCTTGTCTGTTCGGTTCACACActtcaatttattaaaaaagagcATCCAGTTTCTTACAGGCTCATGTTTTGATAATCTGGCATCCGATGTAGCTCGTTGGTAATGGCTGATGTTGCGATGAGGTGGTAGTCGATACTTTGTTATCCTGCGGCTCGCTGCTGGTATCCGGTGGATGGATGATCAACCGGGCGTACGACCCCCCCTCGATTGAGTGACCGTCCACGAAGCCCGGGTTTATGCATACGCATCGATTGATTTCCTATAGCGAATGGACAGAATAAAAGGCAAATGGTTAAGAAATTCGTTGGTAGGGAGGCAACACTTGTTGTATATTTTGCATTTAGTAACACCTACCCGCACGTATCGGTTCAAGGCACTGGGACACACCATAATGTTGGGGACGCGATTCAACCGTCCGTATTCGTTCAACATGTCCACATCGAGCGGTACATCCTCCGGTGGTGGATTCAACGGGTAGAACGTCGCCTGATGGAAGAGATGGTTATACGCGCGTTTGATCTTATCGCTTCCACCACCCGCCGCCGTACACTCCGCATCCATCAGCTGCTTGATGATATCCACCGTGGTAACGCCGACCTCGAGTCCCTCGCCGACGTTGATCACACACGGGTCAGGCAGCAGGTGTAGGTTCTTGTAAAAACTTCCCACCTTATACGGCAGCGTGGGATATACGAACGAACCGACCAGGTCGTCGTGGTTCGCCACGATGCACACCTCCGTCCGACCACCGACCGCACCCATGATCGTGGCGATGATTTTCTCGAAGTACTCTTCAAACGGTTCCGCAACATCCGCATACAGCGAACAACTGGCGTCCGCAAATGGACCGGTCAACAGCAGCACGTCGGGTGGATCGCTCGTACAGTACTGTAAAAGCCCGGACAGTTTCTCGTACAACAGATCGTCCCGGTCGGTGAATGGCGCACTCGCTATAACCATCGTTATCGGCCGCTCGAGACCGATCGGAGTGCGTGGAAGGGTGAGTATCCGCTCGTGATGTATTCGCTGCACCGTAAACAGCGTCCCCCGGGGGTTGATACCCTCTAGCAGGACGGTTTGGCCCGGAAAGAGCGACCAGCCGGGAGTGACGATCTTGCTGAGGTCCAGCCTTGTCCAGCGCAGCGTGTTTTCGTCAAAATCAACGATTGACAACAACCGATTGGTCGTGCTCTTCTGAGGAGCTTCTCCACCAGCAGCTGGTTCGTCCGCAACGATTCTTCCCAGAACACGGATGGGTTCCGAACTCGGATAATCCACGTGACACACCTTCACCCCGTCAAACCACGAACTTGTGGT
This window harbors:
- the LOC131286757 gene encoding DNA polymerase alpha subunit B, which encodes MVSIETIREQFDELGIEPSDEIINKSIEICINNDINDPVEFVEQWMAYSVSKLGGAEPTVAFLNEMEAHEYTSKSSRKAKVSSLAGVPLGNVASPRLDTKVAKITTYRNVDSTEQDVLEMYGCITPKTKKSTSYLQQNKNTPECIRGGSAFTTVTYSPLSTSLKKVAPDAPSKSGQVVYTYGNAQLLKQINWLPSGASDDADAKTESEKRTKESAGNERHHRAGGVSVSFKAEKFANDSSKYMFDSSYDRVMILSDRIYETGNAICRRLVEETDAKRENTTDADSAGLGASSNSSTSKTVEEGDEENGQVQVNHEDDTTSSWFDGVKVCHVDYPSSEPIRVLGRIVADEPAAGGEAPQKSTTNRLLSIVDFDENTLRWTRLDLSKIVTPGWSLFPGQTVLLEGINPRGTLFTVQRIHHERILTLPRTPIGLERPITMVIASAPFTDRDDLLYEKLSGLLQYCTSDPPDVLLLTGPFADASCSLYADVAEPFEEYFEKIIATIMGAVGGRTEVCIVANHDDLVGSFVYPTLPYKVGSFYKNLHLLPDPCVINVGEGLEVGVTTVDIIKQLMDAECTAAGGGSDKIKRAYNHLFHQATFYPLNPPPEDVPLDVDMLNEYGRLNRVPNIMVCPSALNRYVREINRCVCINPGFVDGHSIEGGSYARLIIHPPDTSSEPQDNKVSTTTSSQHQPLPTSYIGCQIIKT